In a genomic window of Telopea speciosissima isolate NSW1024214 ecotype Mountain lineage chromosome 5, Tspe_v1, whole genome shotgun sequence:
- the LOC122661411 gene encoding non-functional NADPH-dependent codeinone reductase 2-like isoform X5, protein MVSVPEIILNSGHTMPLLGMGTAVYPFVGSNAVTSAILRAIELGYRHFDTAALYQTEQSLGEAIAQARHQGLIKSREELFITSKLWCSDAHADLVLPALHKTLRNLQLDYLDLYLIHFPVSLKPGKFEAPPPKEDLMPMDIKSVWGAMEECQRLGLTRSIGVSNFSCKKLSDLLLNVTIPPAVNQVCLRWVHEKGVIVLVKSFNEERMKENLDIFDWALSEEDSQKISQIQQFRAFPTDDFVSVDGPFKSAEEFWDGEI, encoded by the exons ATGGTTAGTGTGCCTGAGATAATCCTGAACTCTGGTCATACCATGCCTCTGCTAGGTATGGGCACAGCAGTCTACCCCTTTGTGGGATCAAATGCTGTAACCTCAGCAATACTCCGGGCAATCGAGCTCGGTTACCGGCACTTCGATACAGCTGCTCTTTACCAGACTGAGCAGTCTCTTGGTGAAGCCATAGCTCAAGCTCGTCACCAAGGCCTCATCAAATCTCGAGAAGAGCTCTTCATAACCTCCAAGCTATGGTGCAGTGATGCCCATGCTGATCTAGTCCTCCCTGCTCTTCACAAGACTCTCCG GAATCTTCAATTGGATTACCTTGATCTCTATCTCATACATTTCCCAGTAAGCTTAAAGCCAGGAAAGTTTGAAGCTCCACCTCCAAAGGAGGACCTTATGCCTATGGACATCAAGTCTGTTTGGGGAGCCATGGAAGAATGCCAGAGACTTGGTCTCACTAGGTCAATTGGTGTCAGCAATTTCTCTTGCAAAAAGCTCAGTGATTTGCTTCTTAATGTGACAATCCCTCCTGCAGTTAATCAA GTTTGTCTGAGATGGGTTCATGAGAAAGGGGTAATCGTTTTGGTTAAGAGCTTTAACGAGGAGAGGATGAAAGAGAACCTGGACATATTTGACTGGGCATTGAGCGAAGAGGACTCCCAGAAGATCAGTCAGATCCAGCAGTTTAGAGCATTCCCTACAGATGATTTTGTGTCAGTAGATGGGCCCTTCAAGTCTGCTGAGGAGTTTTGGGATGGAGAGATCTAA
- the LOC122661411 gene encoding non-functional NADPH-dependent codeinone reductase 2-like isoform X1 produces the protein MVSVPEIILNSGHTMPLLGMGTAVYPFVGSNAVTSAILRAIELGYRHFDTAALYQTEQSLGEAIAQARHQGLIKSREELFITSKLWCSDAHADLVLPALHKTLRNLQLDYLDLYLIHFPVSLKPGKFEAPPPKEDLMPMDIKSVWGAMEECQRLGLTRSIGVSNFSCKKLSDLLLNVTIPPAVNQVEMNPVWQQKKLREFCKSKGIHVAGYSPLGAKGTIWGTNRVIECKVLEEIAKARGKTIAQVCLRWVHEKGVIVLVKSFNEERMKENLDIFDWALSEEDSQKISQIQQFRAFPTDDFVSVDGPFKSAEEFWDGEI, from the exons ATGGTTAGTGTGCCTGAGATAATCCTGAACTCTGGTCATACCATGCCTCTGCTAGGTATGGGCACAGCAGTCTACCCCTTTGTGGGATCAAATGCTGTAACCTCAGCAATACTCCGGGCAATCGAGCTCGGTTACCGGCACTTCGATACAGCTGCTCTTTACCAGACTGAGCAGTCTCTTGGTGAAGCCATAGCTCAAGCTCGTCACCAAGGCCTCATCAAATCTCGAGAAGAGCTCTTCATAACCTCCAAGCTATGGTGCAGTGATGCCCATGCTGATCTAGTCCTCCCTGCTCTTCACAAGACTCTCCG GAATCTTCAATTGGATTACCTTGATCTCTATCTCATACATTTCCCAGTAAGCTTAAAGCCAGGAAAGTTTGAAGCTCCACCTCCAAAGGAGGACCTTATGCCTATGGACATCAAGTCTGTTTGGGGAGCCATGGAAGAATGCCAGAGACTTGGTCTCACTAGGTCAATTGGTGTCAGCAATTTCTCTTGCAAAAAGCTCAGTGATTTGCTTCTTAATGTGACAATCCCTCCTGCAGTTAATCAA GTGGAGATGAACCCAGTTTGGCAGCAGAAGAAGCTGAGGGAGTTTTGTAAGAGCAAAGGTATCCATGTGGCAGGTTACTCTCCTTTGGGCGCCAAAGGAACAATTTGGGGTACCAACCGAGTTATTGAGTGTAAGGTTCTTGAAGAGATAGCCAAGGCTAGAGGAAAGACTATTGCTCAG GTTTGTCTGAGATGGGTTCATGAGAAAGGGGTAATCGTTTTGGTTAAGAGCTTTAACGAGGAGAGGATGAAAGAGAACCTGGACATATTTGACTGGGCATTGAGCGAAGAGGACTCCCAGAAGATCAGTCAGATCCAGCAGTTTAGAGCATTCCCTACAGATGATTTTGTGTCAGTAGATGGGCCCTTCAAGTCTGCTGAGGAGTTTTGGGATGGAGAGATCTAA
- the LOC122661411 gene encoding non-functional NADPH-dependent codeinone reductase 2-like isoform X2 produces MVSVPEIILNSGHTMPLLGMGTAVYPFVGSNAVTSAILRAIELGYRHFDTAALYQTEQSLGEAIAQARHQGLIKSREELFITSKLWCSDAHADLVLPALHKTLRNLQLDYLDLYLIHFPVSLKPGKFEAPPPKEDLMPMDIKSVWGAMEECQRLGLTRSIGVSNFSCKKLSDLLLNVTIPPAVNQVEMNPVWQQKKLREFCKSKGIHVAGYSPLGAKGTIWGTNRVIECKVLEEIAKARGKTIAQVCLKWINEQGAIVIVKSFNEERMKENLDIFDWALREEDFQKISQIQQCRSFKTETLVSEDGPFKSVEEFWDGEN; encoded by the exons ATGGTTAGTGTGCCTGAGATAATCCTGAACTCTGGTCATACCATGCCTCTGCTAGGTATGGGCACAGCAGTCTACCCCTTTGTGGGATCAAATGCTGTAACCTCAGCAATACTCCGGGCAATCGAGCTCGGTTACCGGCACTTCGATACAGCTGCTCTTTACCAGACTGAGCAGTCTCTTGGTGAAGCCATAGCTCAAGCTCGTCACCAAGGCCTCATCAAATCTCGAGAAGAGCTCTTCATAACCTCCAAGCTATGGTGCAGTGATGCCCATGCTGATCTAGTCCTCCCTGCTCTTCACAAGACTCTCCG GAATCTTCAATTGGATTACCTTGATCTCTATCTCATACATTTCCCAGTAAGCTTAAAGCCAGGAAAGTTTGAAGCTCCACCTCCAAAGGAGGACCTTATGCCTATGGACATCAAGTCTGTTTGGGGAGCCATGGAAGAATGCCAGAGACTTGGTCTCACTAGGTCAATTGGTGTCAGCAATTTCTCTTGCAAAAAGCTCAGTGATTTGCTTCTTAATGTGACAATCCCTCCTGCAGTTAATCAA GTGGAGATGAACCCAGTTTGGCAGCAGAAGAAGCTGAGGGAGTTTTGTAAGAGCAAAGGTATCCATGTGGCAGGTTACTCTCCTTTGGGCGCCAAAGGAACAATTTGGGGTACCAACCGAGTTATTGAGTGTAAGGTTCTTGAAGAGATAGCCAAGGCTAGAGGAAAGACTATTGCTCAG GTTTGTCTGAAATGGATTAATGAGCAAGGGGCAATCGTTATAGTTAAGAGCTTCAATGAAGAGAGGATGAAAGAGAATCTGGACATATTTGACTGGGCATTGAGGGAGGAAGATTTCCAGAAGATCAGTCAGATCCAACAGTGTAGATCATTCAAGACAGAAACTTTGGTGTCAGAAGATGGGCCTTTCAAGTCGGTTGAGGAATTTTGGGATGGAGAGAACTAA
- the LOC122663266 gene encoding putative disease resistance protein At3g14460: MAEGIVQPRGDIWLEVIRVGYFDELFMRSFFELSYCRPSNETYAQAYPLVPPHYQTFYYLSKELDIRSFFDSSNKSSETSSQLESSSNTGSGFVMHDLIHDLAKFVSGGIHCNRESDKPSDVLTTTRHLSYHLRNGNIEIFVHHAIPILVSATSYKLSQLLTKLPQDMSKLVNLRHPPGPWDSYEMPLGVGNLTGLQTLSIFFVGQKNICDLRNLSQLHGTLEISNLENIGSNGTEAMAANLNNKPHLLGLRLRWSHYESDNSFPDLGRDEKMEEDVLDQLQPHTNPEALLIENYGGMKFPSWIKDPSFSNLETVSLIDCRKCRFLPHLMQLPLLKHQVIYGCSAIKIVGSDIYGLSSANKEFLSLEILRFEKMEEWEEWPKVEENEGKEYKEQFPCLPQLVIINCPKLRMFSDHCFPNLVELVVATCDVLRELPRFFPLLQELRIRECPKLVVLPFLQKIESLHLEDCDQITTLSSSSQSSSSSSARRVHDSFFSLLQLETGLPITLQELKIVNCMNLQSLPMGLFDNLTSVQVLELRGYRNLKSLPEGLHKLTSLQRLKITECPAFESFPDMGLPIALRYLSISNCGKLNTLPKGLHKLTNLYLEILECSFLMDCKNQAPLLYWGLRDLTSLSSLAIGGCPALVSIPKGLLHTNLADLCIKNCPILESLHDGLCDLTSLKRLETQNCPMLTQRYQKKEGEEWSKIAKIPEENDKRACMHDATDMQYRL; encoded by the exons ATGGCCGAAGGTATTGTTCAACCAAGAGGAGATATATGGCTGGAGGTTATACGGGTTGGGTATTTTGATGAACTGTTTATGAGGTCCTTCTTTGAGTTATCGTATTGTCGTCCTTCTAATGAGACATATGCGCAAGCATACCCTTTGGTTCCGCCACATTATCaaacattttattatttatcaaAAGAACTTGACATCAGGTCGTTTTTTGATTCATCCAATAAGTCATCTGAGACTTCCAGTCAGTTAGAGTCATCCAGTAACACGGGATCAGGTTTTGTGATGCATGATCTGATCCATGATTTGGCAAAATTTGTTTCGGGTGGAATACATTGTAATAGAGAGTCTGATAAGCCATCTGATGTTCTTACAACCACCCGTCACTTGTCCTACCATTTAAGGAATGGTAATATTGAG ATTTTTGTCCACCATGCAATTCCAATTCTTGTGAGTGCTACTTCTTACAAATTGTCACAACT TCTTACAAAGTTGCCTCAAGATATGAGTAAACTTGTGAACCTTCGACATCCCCCTGGGCCATGGGATTCCTATGAAATGCCATTAGGAGTGGGTAACTTAACTGGCCTTCAAACGTTGAGCATATTTTTTGTGGGTCAAAAAAATATTTGCGATTTGAGAAACTTGTCCCAACTCCATGGGACTCTAGAGATTTCAAATTTGGAAAATATAGGCAGTAATGGGACAGAAGCCATGGCAGCCAATTTAAACAACAAGCcacatcttcttgggctacggTTGCGTTGGAGTCATTATGAAAGCGATAATAGTTTTCCTGATTTGGGGAGAGATGAAAAAATGGAGGAGGATGTGCTTGACCAACTACAACCTCATACAAATCCTGAAGCTCTATTGATTGAAAACTATGGTGGTATGAAATTCCCAAGCTGGATAAAGGATCCTTCCTTCTCTAATTTAGAGACTGTGAGTCTCATTGATTGTCGCAAATGCAGGTTTCTGCCTCATCTTATGCAATTGCCCTTGCTCAAACACCAAGTAATCTATGGCTGCAGTGCTATAAAAATTGTGGGAAGTGACATATATGGCTTATCATCAGCTAATAAGGAATTTCTATCATTGGAGATACTACGTTTTGAAAAGATGGAAGAGTGGGAGGAATGGCCCAAAgtagaagaaaatgaaggaaaagaatATAAAGAACAATTCCCTTGTCTTCCTCAGTTGGTTATAATAAATTGTCCCAAGCTAAGGATGTTCTCTGATCATTGCTTTCCTAACTTGGTGGAACTGGTAGTTGCAACATGTGATGTCCTAAGAGAACTACCAAGGTTTTTTCCTTTATTACAAGAGCTGCGTATCAGAGAATGTCCAAAATTGGTGGTACttccatttcttcaaaaaattgagAGCTTGCATTTGGAGGACTGTGATCAGATAACAacattgtcatcatcatcacaatcatcatcatcatcatcagctcGACGTGTACATGACTCATTCTTCTCCCTCCTTCAGCTA GAAACAGGGTTACCCATTACGCTTCAAGAATTGAAGATCGTCAATTGCATGAATCTGCAATCCCTGCCCATGGGACTATTCGACAACCTCACGTCCGTTCAAGTATTAGAACTCCGTGGATATCGAAACCTAAAGTCCCTACCAGAGGGACTACACAAACTCACATCACTCCAAAGATTAAAAATCACAGAGTGCCCTGCTTTTGAATCCTTTCCAGATATGGGGTTGCCGATTGCGCTTCGGTATCTATCGATTTCAAATTGTGGGAAGTTGAATACCTTGCCCAAGGGGCTGCACAAACTCACAAATCTTTACCTGGAAATTTTGGAATGCTCTTTTCTTATGGATTGCAAGAATCAAGCACCCCTCCTTTATTGGGGGCTTCGTGATCTCACCTCTCTTTCATCTCTTGCCATTGGTGGATGTCCTGCTCTCGTGTCCATTCCAAAGGGTCTGCTTCACACCAATCTTGCAGATCTTTGCATCAAGAACTGCCCAATTCTTGAATCCTTACATGATGGACTCTGTGACCTAACTTCTCTTAAACGTTTGGAGACCCAGAATTGTCCAATGCTGACACAACGGTAccaaaagaaggaaggagaagagtggTCCAAAATTGCCAAAATCCCAGAG GAGAATGACAAAAgagcatgcatgcatgatgcaACTGACATGCAGTACAGATTATGA
- the LOC122661411 gene encoding non-functional NADPH-dependent codeinone reductase 2-like isoform X4: MVSVPEIILNSGHTMPLLGMGTAVYPFVGSNAVTSAILRAIELGYRHFDTAALYQTEQSLGEAIAQARHQGLIKSREELFITSKLWCSDAHADLVLPALHKTLRNLQLDYLDLYLIHFPVSLKPGKFEAPPPKEDLMPMDIKSVWGAMEECQRLGLTRSIGVSNFSCKKLSDLLLNVTIPPAVNQVEMNPTWQQKKLREFCKNKGIHVAGYSPLGARGTMWGTNQVMESKELEEIAKARGKTIAQVCLKWINEQGAIVIVKSFNEERMKENLDIFDWALREEDFQKISQIQQCRSFKTETLVSEDGPFKSVEEFWDGEN, encoded by the exons ATGGTTAGTGTGCCTGAGATAATCCTGAACTCTGGTCATACCATGCCTCTGCTAGGTATGGGCACAGCAGTCTACCCCTTTGTGGGATCAAATGCTGTAACCTCAGCAATACTCCGGGCAATCGAGCTCGGTTACCGGCACTTCGATACAGCTGCTCTTTACCAGACTGAGCAGTCTCTTGGTGAAGCCATAGCTCAAGCTCGTCACCAAGGCCTCATCAAATCTCGAGAAGAGCTCTTCATAACCTCCAAGCTATGGTGCAGTGATGCCCATGCTGATCTAGTCCTCCCTGCTCTTCACAAGACTCTCCG GAATCTTCAATTGGATTACCTTGATCTCTATCTCATACATTTCCCAGTAAGCTTAAAGCCAGGAAAGTTTGAAGCTCCACCTCCAAAGGAGGACCTTATGCCTATGGACATCAAGTCTGTTTGGGGAGCCATGGAAGAATGCCAGAGACTTGGTCTCACTAGGTCAATTGGTGTCAGCAATTTCTCTTGCAAAAAGCTCAGTGATTTGCTTCTTAATGTGACAATCCCTCCTGCAGTTAATCAA GTGGAGATGAACCCAACTTGGCAGCAGAAGAAGCTGAGGGAGTTCTGTAAGAACAAAGGTATTCATGTGGCTGGTTACTCTCCTTTGGGTGCCAGAGGTACAATGTGGGGGACCAACCAAGTTATGGAGAGTAAGGAGCTTGAAGAGATTGCAAAGGCTAGAGGAAAAACTATTGCTCAG GTTTGTCTGAAATGGATTAATGAGCAAGGGGCAATCGTTATAGTTAAGAGCTTCAATGAAGAGAGGATGAAAGAGAATCTGGACATATTTGACTGGGCATTGAGGGAGGAAGATTTCCAGAAGATCAGTCAGATCCAACAGTGTAGATCATTCAAGACAGAAACTTTGGTGTCAGAAGATGGGCCTTTCAAGTCGGTTGAGGAATTTTGGGATGGAGAGAACTAA
- the LOC122661411 gene encoding non-functional NADPH-dependent codeinone reductase 2-like isoform X3: MVSVPEIILNSGHTMPLLGMGTAVYPFVGSNAITSALLRAIELGYRHFDTAAVYMTEQSLGEAIAKALDQGLIKSRQELFITSKLWCSDSHADLVLPALHKTLRNLQLDYLDLYLIHLPLSLKPGQFKAPPPKEDLMAMDFKSVWAAMEECQRLGLTRSIGVSNFSCKKLSDLLLNATIPPAVNQVEMNPTWQQKKLREFCKNKGIHVAGYSPLGARGTMWGTNQVMESKELEEIAKARGKTIAQVCLKWINEQGAIVIVKSFNEERMKENLDIFDWALREEDFQKISQIQQCRSFKTETLVSEDGPFKSVEEFWDGEN; encoded by the exons ATGGTTAGTGTGCCTGAGATAATCCTGAACTCTGGTCATACCATGCCTCTGCTAG GTATGGGCACAGCAGTCTACCCCTTTGTGGGCTCAAATGCTATCACCTCAGCCTTACTCCGGGCAATCGAGCTTGGTTATCGACATTTCGACACAGCTGCTGTTTACATGACTGAGCAATCTCTTGGTGAAGCCATAGCTAAAGCTCTTGACCAAGGCCTAATTAAATCTCGACAAGAGCTCTTCATAACCTCAAAGCTATGGTGCAGTGATTCTCATGCTGATCTAGTCCTCCCTGCTCTTCACAAGACTCTTAG GAATCTTCAGTTGGATTACCTTGATCTCTATCTCATACATCTCCCATTAAGCTTAAAGCCAGGACAGTTTAAAGCTCCACCACCAAAGGAGGACCTTATGGCTATGGACTTCAAATCTGTTTGGGCGGCCATGGAAGAATGTCAGAGGCTTGGTCTCACAAGGTCCATTGGTGTCAGCAATTTCTCCTGCAAAAAGCTCAGTGATTTGCTTCTTAATGCCACAATCCCTCCTGCAGTTAATCAA GTGGAGATGAACCCAACTTGGCAGCAGAAGAAGCTGAGGGAGTTCTGTAAGAACAAAGGTATTCATGTGGCTGGTTACTCTCCTTTGGGTGCCAGAGGTACAATGTGGGGGACCAACCAAGTTATGGAGAGTAAGGAGCTTGAAGAGATTGCAAAGGCTAGAGGAAAAACTATTGCTCAG GTTTGTCTGAAATGGATTAATGAGCAAGGGGCAATCGTTATAGTTAAGAGCTTCAATGAAGAGAGGATGAAAGAGAATCTGGACATATTTGACTGGGCATTGAGGGAGGAAGATTTCCAGAAGATCAGTCAGATCCAACAGTGTAGATCATTCAAGACAGAAACTTTGGTGTCAGAAGATGGGCCTTTCAAGTCGGTTGAGGAATTTTGGGATGGAGAGAACTAA